The following proteins are encoded in a genomic region of Monomorium pharaonis isolate MP-MQ-018 unplaced genomic scaffold, ASM1337386v2 scaffold_85, whole genome shotgun sequence:
- the LOC105831631 gene encoding uncharacterized protein LOC105831631 codes for MVKIHMPDDNSLSIEHTLQPIVYTSWFLGVGVAHPRKYRKIITIIIRIVHFVICTLTLTLFSLNVFDHDKFHYDEFSYIVETIIYYVSAYYYIYHGIRHYDKWPELMDKIKDLDQKIKRETHINERHLKNLEVVAITATFVCCTLLPTVYNLYNFLYLNDIVVQELLAYYMLAQSLINSFVFDVVVYILYYRYQMINKLLGQLDELSDTPGRIALKIKRIRQLHCDICDLVVMVNSIHGLHLLFVSINCFSSVSTATFFIYSNYYKISYTVLKGIFFLTMYTTQFGLMCWICTLARQEFDKTGAIISTILLKCKSVNLDKLNGTRNQLNLKVRLPMKGSGTQQRSYSCSNLNYTVEENFLRKYLNREWSSQNLDCVRNEINDFNIQLQHRRVAFIACNFFEINNSLFNKFIGVITASVALMINVH; via the exons ATGGTGAAGATCCATATGCCGGACGACAATTCACTGTCGATAGAACACACTTTACAACCTATAGTGTACACCTCTTGGTTTCTGGGCGTTGGCGTTGCACATCCACGAAAATATCGCAAGATTATAACGATAATCATACGTATCGTTCACTTCGTCATATGTACACTTACTCTGACACTTTTTTCCCTTAATGTTTTTGACCACGATAAATTTCATTATGATGAATTCAGTTATATCgtagaaacaataatatattacgtgTCGGCATATTACTACATTTATCACGGAATTAGGCACTATGACAAGTGGCCGGAGCTAATGGACAAAATAAAGGACCTCGATCAAAAGATCAAAAGGGAAACGCACATTAATGAACGGCATTTAAAGAACCTGGAAGTAGTAGCTATTACGGCGACTTTTGTGTGCTGCACTTTATTGCCGACTGTTTACAATctgtataactttttatatttaaatgacaTTGTAGTTCAAGAATTGTTGGCTTACTACATGTTAGCTCAGTCGTTGATCAACAGCTTTGTTTTTGACGTTGTCGTCTACATATTGTATTACAGATACCAAATGATAAATAAGTTGTTGGGTCAGTTGGATGAGCTGTCTGATACGCCAGGACGGATCGCGCTCAAGATTAAACGCATCAGACAGTTGCACTGCG ATATTTGTGATCTTGTCGTCATGGTAAACAGTATCCATGGCCTTCATCTTCTCTTTGTCTCGATAAACTGCTTCAGCAGCGTTTCGACAGCAACGTTTTTTATCTACAGCAATTATTACAAGATAAGTTATACTGTGTTAAAaggtattttctttttgactATGTATACCACACAATTTGGTCTGATGTGTTGGATTTGCACACTCGCTCGTCAGGAGTTTGACAAGACCGGGGCAATTATAAGTACGATTCTATTAAAATGCAAATCTGTGAATCTCGATAAACTAAATGGGACAAGGAATCAATTGAATCTGAAGGTGCGACTGCCAATGAAAGGCTCAGGCACCCAGCAAAGATCTTATTCGTGTAGCAATCTGAATTATACCGTCGAAGAAAATTTCTTGCGCAAGTATCTGAATCGAGAATGGTCGAGTCAAAACCTGGACTGTGTCAGAAACGAGatcaatgattttaatattcaactgCAACATCGTCGTGTAGCATTTATCGCTTGCAATTTCTTCGAAATTAATAACTCTCTATTCAATAAA tttattgGAGTGATTACTGCTTCTGTAGCTCTAATGATAAATGTGCACTAA
- the LOC118648837 gene encoding uncharacterized protein LOC118648837 produces MVEIYMPDDNLLSIEHYLQPIVYISCLLGVGIAHPRKWPKIVTIIIRIVHLVLCTFSLINLFYNFVLDCIEDKFNVFCGAIALSINVIYHVSSYYYIYHGIRHHDKWLKLMDKIKEVDQKIKRETHINVKPLKILEIVAIIVTFTCCPLLLSVHALYKFIYSSVVVKDLLSYYILAQSTINCFVFDVVVYILYHRYQTINKLLGQMDLSGTSKRIAFKIKCIREMHYDICDLVVMISDIHGFYLFIVSINCLDTAGLAVFEIIQMIKYNTICNDEEIYVLKNIFFLIMYIMQFYLTYWICQLIYQEFDKTGTIICGILLKCKSVNLDTLNETRNQFNLEVRLPMKDLGTQQKCYSCNNLNYVAMENLLRQYPNREWSSQNLDCVRNEINDFSVQLQHRRIACKFFEVNNFINIIKLTYVKFMILACLAVLIRFYELAKIGSSY; encoded by the exons ATGGTGGAGATCTATATGCCAGACGACAATTTACTGTCGATAGAACACTATTTACAACCTATAGTGTACATTTCCTGTCTCCTGGGCGTCGGCATTGCACATCCGCGAAAATGGCCCAAGATTGTAACAATAATCATACGTATTGTTCACCTGGTTTTGTGTACATTTAGTCTGATAAATCTCttctataattttgtattggATTGTatagaagataaatttaatgtattctGCGGTGCAATTGCACTAAGTATTAACGTAATTTATCACGTGTCGTCATATTACTACATTTATCATGGAATCAGACATCATGACAAGTGGTTGAAGCTAATGGACAAAATAAAGGAAGTCGATCAGAAGATCAAAAGAGAAACACACATTAATGTCAAGCCATTAAAAATCCTGGAAATTGTAGCTATTATCGTGACTTTTACTTGCTGTCCTTTATTGCTGTCTGTTCACGCCCtgtataagtttatatattcgtCTGTTGTGGTGAAAGACTTGTTGAGTTACTACATATTGGCTCAGTCGACGATCAACTGCTTTGTTTTTGACGTTGTCGTCTATATATTGTATCACAGATATCAAACGATAAATAAGTTGTTGGGCCAGATGGATCTATCTGGTACGTCAAAACGAATCgcatttaagattaaatgCATCAGAGAAATGCATTACG ATATTTGTGATCTTGTCGTCATGATAAGTGATATTCATggcttttatcttttcattgTTTCGATAAACTGTCTCGACACGGCTGGGTTGGCAGTGTTCGAGATCATACAgatgattaaatataacacGATATGTAATGATGAGGAAAtatatgtgttaaaaaatattttctttttgatcATGTATATCATGCAATTTTACCTGACATATTGGATTTGCCAACTCATTTATCAGGAGTTTGACAAAACCGGGACAATTATATGTGGGattctattaaaatgtaaatctgTGAATCTCGATACACTAAATGAGACAAGGAATCAATTTAATCTAGAGGTACGATTGCCAATGAAAGATTTAGGCACCCAGCAAAAATGTTATTCGTGTAACAATCTGAATTACGTCGCCATGGAAAATTTGTTGCGTCAATATCCGAACCGAGAATGGTCGAGTCAAAACCTGGACTGTGTCAGAAACGAAATCAATgacttttctgttcaattGCAGCATCGTCGTATAGCTTGCAAGTTCTTCGAAGTTAATAACttcattaacattattaaattaacatacgttaaa tttatgatCCTGGCTTGTCTAGCAGTCCTTATTCGATTCTATGAATTAGCTAAAATTGGGAGCAGTTATTAG